The Mesorhizobium koreense genome includes a window with the following:
- a CDS encoding sulfite exporter TauE/SafE family protein: MGIYLPIAEMSVNMVVLLAMGGAVGFLSGMFGVGGGFLITPLLIFYNIPPSVAVATGANQVVAASASGALIHMKRGTLDIKLGTVLLAGGVVGAALGIYIFALLRSIGQLDLIVSLMYVVMLGSVGSIMLVESARAIRRTRAGGAAEVRRPGQHNWVHKLPLKMRFRSSKLFVSVIPVLGLGAVVGFLGSILGVGGSFIMIPAMIYLLKVPTKVVIGTSLFQIVFVSGFTTVVHAATNQTVDIVLAFLLMVGGVIGAQYGARAGQRLRGEQLRALLAFLVLAVAVRLAIDLFARPVSPFSLAPLGGA; this comes from the coding sequence GTGGGCATTTATCTCCCGATCGCTGAAATGTCGGTCAATATGGTCGTGCTGCTCGCCATGGGCGGCGCGGTCGGCTTCCTGTCGGGAATGTTCGGTGTCGGCGGTGGGTTCCTCATCACGCCGCTTCTGATCTTCTACAACATACCGCCTTCCGTCGCTGTCGCGACAGGCGCCAACCAGGTGGTGGCGGCCTCGGCCTCCGGCGCGCTCATTCACATGAAGCGCGGCACGCTCGACATCAAGCTCGGAACGGTCTTGCTCGCCGGCGGTGTCGTCGGCGCGGCACTCGGCATCTACATCTTCGCGCTGTTGCGCAGCATCGGCCAGTTGGACCTGATCGTGTCCCTTATGTACGTGGTGATGCTGGGTTCGGTCGGCTCCATCATGCTGGTCGAGAGCGCGCGCGCCATCCGCCGTACTCGGGCGGGCGGCGCGGCCGAGGTCCGGCGGCCCGGCCAGCACAATTGGGTGCACAAACTGCCGCTGAAGATGCGTTTCCGCTCTTCGAAGCTCTTCGTCAGCGTGATCCCGGTGCTTGGCCTGGGCGCGGTGGTCGGCTTTCTCGGATCGATCCTCGGCGTCGGCGGCAGCTTCATCATGATCCCGGCCATGATCTATCTGCTAAAGGTGCCGACCAAGGTCGTCATCGGCACGTCGCTCTTCCAGATCGTCTTCGTCTCGGGCTTCACCACGGTCGTGCACGCTGCAACCAACCAGACGGTCGATATCGTTCTGGCGTTCCTGCTCATGGTCGGAGGGGTGATCGGCGCGCAATATGGCGCGCGCGCGGGCCAGCGCCTTCGCGGCGAACAGTTGCGTGCTTTGCTGGCTTTCCTGGTCCTGGCTGTGGCGGTCAGGCTGGCAATCGACCTCTTCGCCCGCCCTGTCAGCCCGTTCTCGCTGGCGCCGCTCGGAGGGGCATGA
- a CDS encoding class I SAM-dependent DNA methyltransferase yields MHPVQFSSGNLLADRRAAYAEMLFDSGDTNAAADLMREALALVPDWAAGWFRLGEMLEIAGRIPEAEMAWREALRFDPQDRMGAALKLGLTASTNGIVAPPSAFVETLFDQYAEEFDAALVERLDYRVPELLQEALLNAGCAAFAHAVDLGCGTGLMGERLRGATSYLEGYDISAGMLREAEAKRIYDRLERQDLQTLPALSPVADLVTAADVFMYVGELERLFSRIAELLLPGGYFAFSVEFNDGPEDMVLRPSRRYAHSKAYVERLLAEKGFALVSRNEATIRMDRGEPVIGLIVVAKRMEDPNGMRPFAPPSVLPDISPTRGEIRRPRQQR; encoded by the coding sequence ATGCACCCTGTCCAGTTCTCCTCCGGCAATCTGTTGGCGGACCGCCGGGCCGCCTACGCCGAAATGCTGTTCGACAGCGGCGACACCAACGCCGCCGCCGACCTGATGCGCGAGGCGCTGGCGCTCGTGCCGGATTGGGCGGCCGGCTGGTTTCGGCTGGGTGAGATGCTGGAGATCGCGGGCCGCATTCCGGAAGCGGAAATGGCGTGGCGCGAGGCGCTCAGGTTCGATCCGCAAGACCGTATGGGTGCTGCGCTGAAGCTCGGCTTGACGGCTTCCACCAACGGCATCGTGGCCCCGCCGAGCGCCTTCGTTGAAACGCTGTTCGACCAATATGCGGAAGAGTTCGACGCCGCGCTCGTCGAAAGGCTCGATTACCGCGTGCCGGAGCTTTTGCAGGAAGCCCTTCTGAATGCCGGCTGCGCGGCTTTCGCACATGCGGTCGATCTTGGCTGCGGTACCGGGCTGATGGGCGAAAGGCTGCGCGGGGCGACGAGCTATCTCGAAGGCTACGACATCTCCGCCGGCATGCTGAGGGAGGCCGAAGCCAAGCGCATTTACGACCGGTTGGAACGGCAAGACCTACAGACATTGCCGGCGCTCTCCCCTGTCGCCGATCTCGTCACGGCCGCGGACGTCTTCATGTATGTCGGCGAGTTGGAGCGGCTCTTCTCCCGCATTGCCGAGCTTCTGCTGCCGGGTGGGTATTTCGCCTTTTCCGTCGAATTTAACGATGGGCCGGAGGATATGGTGCTTCGGCCGTCGCGCCGATACGCCCATTCGAAGGCTTATGTGGAGCGCCTGCTTGCGGAGAAGGGCTTCGCTCTTGTCAGCCGGAATGAAGCGACGATCCGAATGGATCGCGGCGAGCCGGTAATTGGATTGATCGTGGTGGCGAAGAGAATGGAAGATCCGAATGGAATGCGCCCTTTCGCACCCCCCTCTGTCCTGCCGGACATCTCCCCCACAAGGGGGGAGATCAGACGGCCGCGCCAACAACGCTAA
- a CDS encoding peptidoglycan-binding protein — MNTKRSYIESLNVGRPRREHATLEDLNRSLASLDERFGRDLPQPESGQEGDEAQRARRLSSDFERSRARESGVASMSRIASELNTLREELRSRLEGASDTGGARELHPVFSHHAGVGRRAMDPNPPTADEHMISGIADRLEQIHAAVAGLPDSLSISSLEDKVRTLAAAVEQLARQKEMPGATTFEAIEERLDEISRAIVASSAQPAPGADSGHLERIEARITSLSRQLEELVEDRPTEAVMKQLSALSARVEDIAGRAELPEATVDRLSRQIDLIVEKLEGGSPAVSPNAILEGMERRFETLTRALEQRHETAREQSVALFRDLEERLERYNQDALSTDAAIVDALNKRFSDLENAIERRGGVEPEVAGLTGSLRQPGRPLPEFDDIGPRLAMIERSVNESREAIIVAAREAAEQAVRSQGLPEGDVAVLSGLAEELQSLEKLARRSDDRNTRTFEAIHDTLLQIVDRLGALEGGASSSGLSAAPRSTGKAATARKLEFAEAPSLDMENAEPLAQAPLEHAARPPAEAPLGVAGAMPKGDAVRDPKRSPAEAAAAAAMAALSSSDTAEEKSSAAPKKSRLGKLSKVLLRRKKDGQDAAEERREPSAEPEPSGEAMPEPGLDAPLDPKLANRPLEPGSGAPDLNAIMRRVRDERGDEGRARDAEAAKSDFIAAARRAAQAAAAEAEVLKKKSEPKGSSGGFSLKRMLRSNTKIVLLAAGIVVVGVAGTQLGKALLHDGGHKTVTQKASVAKASSAVPPAATAPKAEAAAKPDPVKREAAMSPITPLPAKASDIAMNVDASVSGKNGPAAATAPAPATSDTGSNGDAEAAIPAQATTAAASNHLSPAGTALPKASDDANPPRIASAEVASIPSPADTVPAEDRADTATHEHEEVAAIPHDGGAAAPAAMMPVPADSGPAPLREAAESGNPKAIFEIGSRYAEGQDGPSDMKTAAKWYAEAAGLGYAPAEYRIGNFYEKGIGLKRDIAKAKEWYVKAADQGNAAAMHNLGVLYAMGANGAVDNEAAVRWFEKAAELGVKDSQFNLGILAAKGVGMPQNLEESYKWFALVAKTGDKDAAAKRDEVANSLRPEQLQKARATTELWKARPVDQAANIVDIPDAWKESDTKTASIDMKQAIRNIQLILNKNGYDAGTADGIMGDRTKSAVAAFQKANGMEPTGEVNEALVTALLKKK, encoded by the coding sequence ATGAATACCAAGCGCTCTTACATCGAATCCCTGAACGTAGGCAGGCCGCGTCGGGAACATGCGACGCTGGAGGATCTGAACCGTTCGCTGGCCAGTCTGGACGAACGCTTCGGCCGCGACTTGCCGCAGCCCGAAAGTGGGCAGGAGGGCGACGAAGCGCAGCGCGCGCGGCGGCTATCGAGCGATTTCGAACGCAGCCGGGCCCGCGAGAGCGGTGTCGCCTCGATGAGCCGGATCGCGTCGGAGCTGAATACGTTGCGCGAGGAATTGCGCAGCCGGCTGGAGGGCGCTTCCGATACGGGCGGTGCGCGTGAACTCCATCCCGTTTTTTCGCATCATGCCGGCGTGGGTCGTCGCGCTATGGACCCCAATCCGCCAACCGCCGACGAACACATGATCTCCGGGATCGCGGATCGGCTCGAACAGATCCACGCCGCGGTTGCGGGCCTGCCGGATTCGCTGTCGATCTCCTCGCTCGAAGACAAGGTGAGGACGCTCGCCGCCGCTGTGGAACAGCTTGCCCGCCAGAAGGAGATGCCCGGCGCCACCACCTTCGAGGCGATCGAGGAGCGTCTCGACGAGATTTCCCGCGCTATCGTCGCCTCCTCGGCGCAGCCAGCGCCCGGTGCCGACAGCGGCCATCTGGAACGGATCGAGGCGCGTATCACCTCCCTTTCGCGTCAGCTCGAGGAACTGGTCGAGGACAGGCCGACCGAAGCGGTGATGAAGCAGCTTTCCGCGCTTTCGGCACGTGTCGAGGACATCGCCGGCCGCGCCGAACTGCCGGAGGCGACCGTCGATCGCCTGTCCCGCCAGATCGACCTCATCGTCGAAAAGCTGGAAGGCGGTTCTCCGGCCGTCAGCCCAAATGCCATCCTCGAGGGCATGGAGCGGCGCTTCGAGACGCTGACCCGGGCGCTCGAACAGCGCCACGAAACCGCGCGCGAGCAGAGCGTCGCACTCTTCCGCGATCTGGAGGAGAGGCTGGAACGCTACAACCAGGACGCGCTCTCGACCGACGCGGCGATCGTGGATGCGCTCAACAAGCGATTTTCCGATCTCGAGAACGCCATCGAGCGCCGTGGCGGCGTGGAACCGGAGGTAGCCGGCCTGACCGGGAGCCTTCGGCAGCCGGGAAGGCCGTTGCCGGAATTCGACGATATCGGCCCGCGCCTTGCCATGATCGAGCGCTCGGTGAACGAAAGCCGCGAAGCGATCATCGTCGCGGCCCGTGAGGCCGCCGAGCAGGCGGTCCGCTCCCAAGGCCTGCCGGAAGGCGACGTCGCGGTCCTGAGCGGCCTGGCCGAAGAGCTTCAATCGCTGGAGAAACTGGCCCGCCGCTCGGACGACCGCAACACCCGGACATTCGAGGCCATCCACGACACATTGTTGCAGATCGTCGATCGGCTCGGTGCTCTGGAGGGCGGTGCGTCTTCTTCCGGGTTGTCCGCTGCCCCTCGATCGACGGGGAAGGCGGCGACGGCTCGCAAGCTTGAGTTTGCCGAGGCTCCTTCGCTCGACATGGAGAACGCGGAGCCGCTCGCACAGGCGCCTTTGGAACATGCGGCGCGACCGCCAGCGGAGGCGCCCCTGGGCGTGGCCGGCGCGATGCCGAAGGGCGATGCAGTCCGCGATCCGAAGCGCTCCCCCGCCGAGGCGGCGGCCGCCGCCGCCATGGCGGCGCTGAGCAGCAGCGACACGGCCGAAGAGAAATCGAGCGCGGCGCCGAAGAAATCCAGGCTCGGCAAATTGTCCAAGGTGCTGTTACGCAGGAAAAAGGACGGACAGGATGCGGCCGAGGAGCGGCGCGAGCCGTCGGCCGAGCCTGAGCCGTCCGGCGAGGCGATGCCGGAACCCGGCCTTGATGCGCCCCTCGATCCGAAGCTCGCCAACCGCCCCCTTGAACCGGGTTCGGGCGCGCCGGACCTGAACGCGATCATGCGTCGGGTCCGCGACGAGCGCGGCGATGAAGGCCGCGCCCGCGATGCCGAAGCGGCGAAATCGGACTTCATCGCGGCGGCCCGTCGCGCCGCGCAGGCGGCTGCGGCCGAGGCGGAGGTCCTGAAGAAGAAATCCGAGCCGAAGGGCTCCTCCGGCGGTTTCAGCCTGAAACGGATGCTTCGCTCGAACACGAAGATCGTGCTTCTGGCGGCTGGCATTGTTGTTGTCGGCGTGGCCGGCACGCAGCTCGGCAAGGCCCTTTTGCATGATGGCGGCCACAAGACCGTTACCCAGAAGGCGAGCGTTGCGAAAGCTTCTTCGGCGGTTCCGCCTGCTGCAACCGCGCCGAAGGCCGAGGCGGCCGCGAAGCCGGATCCGGTTAAGCGAGAAGCCGCCATGTCGCCGATCACGCCGCTGCCGGCGAAGGCTTCCGACATCGCGATGAACGTAGACGCTTCCGTGTCCGGGAAGAACGGGCCGGCGGCAGCGACTGCCCCGGCGCCGGCCACGTCTGATACGGGCAGCAACGGCGACGCCGAAGCCGCGATCCCCGCGCAAGCGACAACAGCCGCCGCGTCGAATCACCTTTCGCCCGCGGGCACTGCTCTCCCGAAGGCTTCGGACGACGCAAACCCACCGCGGATTGCCTCCGCGGAGGTCGCAAGCATTCCTTCGCCGGCGGATACGGTGCCCGCCGAAGATCGGGCCGATACGGCGACCCACGAGCATGAGGAGGTCGCTGCCATCCCGCATGACGGCGGCGCAGCTGCGCCCGCCGCGATGATGCCGGTCCCGGCTGATTCCGGCCCGGCGCCGTTACGTGAGGCAGCCGAGAGCGGCAATCCGAAGGCGATCTTCGAGATCGGCTCACGCTATGCCGAGGGCCAGGATGGACCGTCTGACATGAAGACGGCCGCCAAGTGGTACGCCGAGGCGGCCGGCCTCGGCTACGCGCCGGCCGAGTACCGGATCGGCAATTTCTACGAGAAGGGCATCGGCCTCAAGCGCGACATCGCCAAGGCCAAGGAATGGTACGTCAAGGCGGCCGATCAGGGAAACGCCGCCGCCATGCACAATCTCGGCGTGCTCTACGCGATGGGCGCCAACGGCGCGGTCGACAACGAGGCCGCCGTCCGCTGGTTCGAGAAAGCGGCCGAACTCGGCGTCAAGGACAGCCAGTTCAATCTCGGCATCCTCGCCGCCAAGGGCGTCGGCATGCCTCAGAACCTCGAAGAATCCTACAAATGGTTCGCGCTGGTCGCCAAGACCGGCGACAAGGACGCCGCAGCCAAGCGCGACGAGGTTGCCAATTCGCTGCGCCCCGAACAGCTCCAGAAGGCGCGCGCCACGACCGAACTCTGGAAGGCCAGGCCGGTCGATCAGGCGGCCAATATCGTCGACATTCCCGACGCCTGGAAGGAAAGCGATACCAAGACGGCCAGCATCGATATGAAGCAGGCGATCAGGAACATCCAGCTCATCCTCAACAAGAACGGCTACGACGCGGGCACCGCCGACGGTATCATGGGCGACAGGACGAAATCGGCGGTAGCGGCTTTCCAGAAGGCTAACGGCATGGAACCGACCGGCGAGGTGAACGAAGCTCTGGTCACGGCCCTCCTGAAAAAGAAATAA
- a CDS encoding ligase-associated DNA damage response DEXH box helicase, with the protein MNTRPALSAERSAAILPAPFLKWFAERGWSPRPHQIDLLARAQNGASVLLIAPTGAGKTLAGFLPSLVDLSNRPKRKPGEPYRGVHTLYISPLKALAVDIERNLGKPVAEMGLPVTMETRTGDTPAHKRQRQKFVPPDILLTTPEQLALLIASKDAERFFSGLCYVVLDELHSLVTSKRGHLLSLGLARLRRLAPRLQSIGLSATVAEPDALRRWLVPQNPPGEMADSITVGGGAKPVITILDSAGHVPWSGHSARYAIPEIYEAIRRHRTTLLFVNTRSQAELLFQELWRVNEETLPIALHHGSLDVGQRRRVEKAMEANALRAVVATSTLDLGIDWGDVDLVVHVGAPKGASRLAQRIGRSNHRMDEPSRAILVPANRFEVLECRAALDANYLGAQDTPPLAEGALDVLAQHVLGMACAEPFHAEELLEEIRSAAPYATLDAAIFDRVIDFVATGGYALRSYERYARIRQMQDGRWRIAHPRVAQQYRLNVGTIVEAPMLKVRLTRHRGRGGNVRGGPVLGEIEEYFVETLAPGDTFLFAGKVVRFEGIRENECYVTSAGGNDPKVASYMGGKFPLSTYLATEVRSMLADPSRWHLLPEQVADWLRLQKDVSVLPHREDLLVETFPRGDRFYMVAYPFEGRLAHQTLGMLLTRRLERAGAHPLGFVATDYSLAIWSLEDMGRMFRSGALPLADLYAEDMLGDDLEAWLADSWMLKRTFRNCAVIAGLIERRHPGQEKTGRQVTVSADLIYDVLRTHQPDHILLQATRADAAAGLLDVKRLGEMLSRIRGRIMHKDLDRISPLAVPIMLEIGRESVNGEANDMLLAETADALIEEAMGTEQAG; encoded by the coding sequence TTGAACACGAGGCCAGCCCTTTCCGCGGAACGCTCCGCCGCCATCCTGCCCGCGCCATTCCTGAAATGGTTCGCGGAGCGCGGCTGGTCTCCGAGGCCGCATCAGATCGACCTTCTGGCGCGCGCGCAAAACGGCGCATCGGTGCTTTTGATCGCACCGACCGGAGCGGGCAAGACGCTGGCCGGCTTCCTGCCGAGCCTGGTCGACCTGTCGAACCGGCCGAAACGGAAGCCGGGCGAGCCCTATCGCGGCGTCCATACACTCTACATCTCGCCGCTCAAGGCGCTCGCCGTCGATATCGAGCGCAACCTCGGCAAGCCGGTCGCGGAGATGGGCCTGCCCGTCACGATGGAGACGCGCACAGGTGACACACCGGCGCACAAGCGCCAGCGGCAGAAATTCGTGCCGCCCGACATCCTGCTCACCACGCCCGAGCAACTGGCGCTCCTGATCGCCTCGAAGGATGCCGAACGCTTCTTCTCCGGCCTCTGTTATGTCGTGCTCGACGAACTGCATTCGCTCGTTACCTCCAAGCGCGGGCATCTGCTTTCGCTCGGGCTGGCGCGGCTGCGCCGCCTGGCGCCACGGCTCCAGTCGATAGGCCTTTCCGCGACCGTCGCCGAGCCGGACGCGCTGCGGCGCTGGCTGGTGCCGCAAAATCCGCCCGGCGAGATGGCCGATAGCATTACCGTCGGCGGAGGAGCGAAACCGGTCATCACCATTCTCGATTCGGCCGGGCATGTGCCGTGGTCGGGCCATTCGGCCCGCTACGCCATTCCGGAAATCTACGAAGCGATCCGCCGGCACCGCACCACGCTCCTCTTCGTCAACACGCGCAGCCAGGCGGAACTGCTCTTTCAAGAGCTTTGGCGGGTGAACGAGGAGACGCTGCCGATCGCGCTGCATCACGGCTCGCTCGATGTCGGCCAGCGGCGGCGTGTCGAGAAGGCGATGGAAGCGAATGCGCTGAGAGCCGTGGTGGCGACCTCGACGCTCGACCTCGGCATCGACTGGGGCGATGTCGATCTCGTCGTGCATGTCGGCGCGCCGAAGGGCGCCAGCCGCCTTGCCCAGCGCATCGGCCGCTCCAACCACCGCATGGACGAGCCGAGCCGTGCCATTCTGGTCCCTGCCAACCGCTTCGAGGTGCTGGAATGCCGCGCCGCGCTCGACGCCAATTATCTCGGTGCGCAGGATACGCCGCCGCTCGCCGAAGGCGCGCTCGACGTGCTCGCCCAGCATGTTCTGGGCATGGCCTGCGCCGAACCGTTTCATGCCGAGGAACTGCTGGAGGAAATCCGCAGTGCCGCGCCTTACGCCACGCTCGATGCCGCCATCTTCGATCGTGTCATCGATTTCGTCGCGACCGGGGGCTACGCGCTGCGCAGCTACGAGCGCTATGCGCGCATCCGTCAAATGCAGGATGGGCGCTGGCGCATCGCCCATCCCCGCGTCGCCCAGCAATACAGGCTGAATGTTGGAACCATCGTCGAGGCACCGATGCTTAAAGTCCGCCTGACACGGCATCGCGGGCGCGGCGGCAATGTACGCGGCGGGCCGGTGCTGGGCGAGATCGAGGAATATTTCGTCGAAACGCTGGCGCCCGGCGACACTTTCCTCTTCGCCGGCAAGGTGGTGCGCTTCGAGGGTATCCGCGAGAACGAGTGCTACGTCACCAGCGCCGGCGGCAACGACCCCAAGGTGGCGAGCTATATGGGCGGCAAGTTCCCGCTCTCGACCTATCTCGCGACCGAGGTGCGCTCGATGCTCGCCGATCCGTCGCGCTGGCACCTCCTGCCCGAACAGGTCGCGGACTGGCTGCGCCTCCAGAAAGACGTGTCGGTCCTGCCGCACCGCGAGGATTTGCTGGTCGAGACCTTTCCGCGCGGCGACCGCTTCTACATGGTCGCCTACCCGTTCGAGGGGCGGCTGGCGCACCAGACGCTCGGCATGCTGCTCACCCGCCGACTGGAGCGCGCCGGCGCGCATCCTCTGGGCTTCGTCGCCACCGACTATTCGCTGGCGATCTGGTCGCTGGAAGATATGGGACGCATGTTCCGCAGCGGCGCCCTGCCGCTTGCCGATCTTTATGCCGAAGACATGCTGGGCGACGACCTCGAAGCATGGCTCGCCGACAGCTGGATGCTGAAGCGTACCTTCCGCAATTGCGCCGTGATCGCCGGCCTGATCGAGCGCCGACATCCCGGGCAGGAAAAGACCGGACGGCAGGTGACGGTCTCGGCCGACCTCATCTACGACGTGCTTCGAACGCACCAGCCTGACCATATCCTGCTTCAGGCGACCCGCGCCGACGCGGCGGCCGGGCTGCTCGACGTGAAGCGGCTCGGCGAAATGCTGTCGCGGATCAGGGGTCGAATCATGCATAAGGATCTCGACCGCATCTCGCCGCTGGCAGTGCCGATCATGCTGGAGATCGGGCGCGAGTCGGTGAATGGCGAGGCAAACGATATGCTGCTCGCCGAAACGGCGGATGCGCTGATCGAAGAGGCGATGGGTACGGAACAGGCCGGATGA
- a CDS encoding ligase-associated DNA damage response exonuclease, producing MQPHELLLPRPEGLYCPPGDFFIDPVRPVERALITHGHSDHARSGHRHVLATRQTLDIMALRYGADFAGSTQAAILGEKLSLNGVSVSFHPAGHVLGSAQIAVETEGLRIVASGDYKRATDPTCAPFEIVPCDVFITEATFALPVFRHPDATHEIATLLKSVEQFPERAHLVGAYALGKAERVIRLLRDAGYERPIFIHGALAKLCEYYQSQGVDLGPLEPATIEGSAKGAFAGEIIVGPPSAFADRWARRFADPVACFASGWMRIRQRARQRGVELPLVISDHADWDELTATIGETGAGEIWVTHGREEALVRWCELAGIVGRPLHLVGYEDEGD from the coding sequence ATGCAGCCGCACGAACTCCTCCTTCCGCGACCAGAGGGCCTCTATTGCCCGCCCGGCGATTTCTTCATCGACCCCGTGCGGCCGGTGGAGCGCGCGCTGATCACGCATGGCCATTCGGACCACGCCCGTTCAGGCCACCGCCATGTTCTGGCGACGCGCCAGACGCTCGACATCATGGCGCTGCGCTACGGCGCGGACTTCGCCGGCTCGACGCAGGCGGCGATATTGGGCGAGAAGCTTTCGCTGAACGGCGTGTCGGTCAGCTTCCATCCGGCAGGTCATGTGCTGGGCTCGGCCCAGATCGCGGTCGAGACCGAAGGGCTGCGCATCGTCGCCTCGGGCGACTACAAGCGCGCCACCGACCCTACCTGCGCCCCCTTCGAAATCGTGCCTTGCGACGTGTTCATTACCGAGGCGACCTTCGCCCTGCCGGTCTTCCGCCATCCGGATGCTACGCACGAGATCGCGACGCTCCTGAAATCGGTCGAGCAGTTTCCCGAGCGCGCGCATCTCGTCGGCGCTTATGCGCTGGGCAAGGCCGAACGCGTCATTCGTCTCCTGCGCGATGCGGGCTACGAGCGGCCGATCTTCATCCACGGCGCGTTGGCGAAGCTGTGCGAATACTATCAGAGTCAGGGTGTCGACCTCGGCCCGCTAGAGCCCGCCACCATCGAAGGGAGTGCCAAGGGCGCCTTCGCCGGCGAGATCATCGTCGGACCGCCCTCGGCCTTCGCCGACCGCTGGGCACGGCGCTTCGCCGACCCGGTCGCCTGCTTTGCTTCCGGCTGGATGCGCATCCGCCAGCGCGCCAGGCAGCGCGGCGTCGAACTGCCGCTGGTGATCTCCGATCACGCCGACTGGGATGAACTGACCGCCACGATTGGCGAGACAGGCGCAGGCGAGATCTGGGTAACGCATGGCCGCGAGGAAGCGCTGGTGCGCTGGTGCGAGCTTGCCGGCATCGTGGGTAGGCCTTTGCACCTTGTCGGCTACGAGGACGAGGGCGACTGA
- the pdeM gene encoding ligase-associated DNA damage response endonuclease PdeM yields MTPRATLSETIEIEGETALCDRSGALYFPALDLLAVSDLHLEKGAAFARRQQLIPPYDTAATLARLAEVIAIYDPGIVVSLGDSFHDSAGAALMPGIFRAELSALIAGRDWFWIAGNHDPDAPEGVDGESVQEIAIGPLVFRHEPSRGPTPGEIAGHLHPGARLVARGRSVRRRCFAGDGRRLIMPAFGAYTGMLNVLDRAYAGLFDADGLFACMLGRQRVYKVTGSVLRPG; encoded by the coding sequence ATGACACCGCGCGCCACCTTAAGCGAGACGATAGAGATCGAGGGCGAGACCGCGCTTTGCGACCGCAGCGGCGCGCTTTATTTCCCCGCGCTCGACCTGCTCGCCGTATCCGACCTGCATCTGGAAAAGGGCGCGGCCTTCGCCCGGCGGCAACAGCTCATCCCGCCCTACGACACTGCGGCGACGCTGGCGCGGCTTGCCGAGGTGATCGCCATCTACGATCCAGGGATTGTTGTCAGCTTGGGCGACAGCTTCCATGACAGCGCCGGGGCGGCACTGATGCCGGGCATCTTCCGTGCCGAGCTTTCCGCGCTGATCGCCGGCCGCGACTGGTTCTGGATCGCCGGCAATCACGATCCCGACGCTCCGGAAGGTGTCGACGGCGAAAGCGTACAGGAAATCGCCATCGGCCCGCTTGTCTTCCGCCACGAGCCGTCGCGTGGTCCGACGCCCGGCGAGATTGCCGGTCATCTCCATCCCGGCGCACGGCTCGTCGCACGCGGCCGTTCGGTCAGGCGGCGCTGCTTCGCCGGCGACGGCAGGCGGCTGATCATGCCCGCTTTCGGTGCCTATACGGGCATGCTGAACGTGCTGGACCGCGCCTATGCGGGGCTTTTCGACGCGGACGGACTATTCGCCTGCATGCTCGGCCGGCAGCGCGTCTACAAGGTGACGGGATCGGTGCTCAGGCCGGGGTGA
- a CDS encoding TIGR02186 family protein yields the protein MGRIPLMLAVLLALAIAVPTIAYAQSEKRETIQIGLSADTVSITSDFSGANLTIFGSIDNVDPVIAREGGYDVIVVLEGPARPVVVRLKQRVFGMWINTEAETFVNVPFSYSMASTRQLQDIAEPKAYRQLALGINNIYMQPLDRSADPAAIKEFATALRDRKKASGLYSERPGSVQFLSQTLFRATVSLAPDVPVGTHRARAFLFKGGGFVAQTSAPLVILKGGFERRLYQVAHDHGFFYGIFCVLLALLTGWAGRFLFRKE from the coding sequence ATGGGACGTATCCCACTCATGCTGGCGGTCCTCCTCGCACTGGCGATCGCTGTGCCGACAATCGCCTATGCCCAGTCGGAGAAGCGCGAAACGATCCAGATCGGCCTCTCGGCCGATACGGTTTCGATCACGTCGGATTTCTCCGGTGCCAACCTGACTATCTTCGGCTCGATCGACAATGTCGATCCGGTAATAGCGCGCGAGGGCGGCTATGACGTCATCGTCGTGCTGGAAGGGCCGGCGCGCCCGGTCGTCGTCCGTCTCAAGCAGCGCGTCTTCGGCATGTGGATCAACACCGAGGCGGAGACATTCGTCAACGTGCCCTTTTCCTATTCCATGGCGTCGACCAGACAGTTGCAGGACATCGCCGAACCGAAAGCCTATCGGCAACTCGCGCTCGGCATCAACAACATCTACATGCAGCCGCTCGATCGCAGCGCCGACCCCGCTGCCATCAAGGAGTTCGCAACGGCGCTGAGAGACCGCAAGAAGGCCTCCGGCCTCTATAGCGAGCGGCCCGGCTCCGTGCAGTTCCTCTCGCAGACCCTTTTCCGCGCGACCGTGTCGCTTGCGCCCGACGTGCCGGTAGGAACGCACCGCGCCCGTGCCTTCCTGTTCAAGGGCGGCGGCTTCGTCGCCCAGACCTCGGCGCCGCTTGTCATCCTGAAAGGCGGGTTCGAGCGTCGCCTCTATCAGGTCGCGCACGACCACGGCTTCTTCTATGGCATCTTCTGCGTGCTGCTGGCGCTTCTGACGGGTTGGGCCGGACGCTTCCTCTTCCGCAAGGAATAA